In a genomic window of Aquila chrysaetos chrysaetos chromosome Z, bAquChr1.4, whole genome shotgun sequence:
- the LOC115336475 gene encoding sperm-associated antigen 4 protein-like: MILCLIFVAALAGAYCGTSLPVRVLWAEKVPQVLLEQPVGELKAMWNAVALLEEQAQEVQELRKEMACLVAQMSRVKKELEDMRTAMSAMPLEENVPVSAWALKSTGVTIDLQRSPRSYAWPCRVFRFLCDLNRPNTFVQLDVSPGYCWPFQTSRSQLVIRLPARVQPTAITVQHPLKKSSALGDISSAPRDFTVSGADEEGEEGTLLGTFSYDIEKEPTQTFPLQNELPRAFRFIRLVVRSTWGKSGYTCISRVQVHGNTMGKNAIGQA; this comes from the exons ATGATCCTGTGCCTCATCTTCGTAGCCGCTCTCG CTGGGGCCTACTGCGGGACCTCGCTGCCCGTGAGGGTGCTGTGGGCAGAGAAGGTGCCACAG gtgctgctggagcagcctgtgggCGAGCTGAAGGCCATGTG GAACGCGGTTGCTCTGCTGGAGGAACAAGCCCAGGAGGTGCAAGAGCTGAGGAAGGAGATGGCGTGCCTGGTTGCACAGATGAGCCGTGTGAAGAAG GAACTTGAGGACATGAGAACGGCAATGTCTGCGATGCCTTTGGAAGAGAACGTCCCGGTGTCTGCCTGGGCTCTGAAAAGCACAG GGGTCACCATCGACCTGCAGAGATCACCCAGGAGCTATGCATGGCCCTGCCGCGTGTTCCGGTTCCTTTGTGATCTGAACCGTCCGAATACTTTTGTGCAG ctggacGTTTCCCCGGGATACTGCTGGCCTTTCCAAACGTCTCGGAGCCAGCTGGTCATTAGGTTGCCCGCACGAGTCCAACCAACCGCGATCACTGTGCAGCACCCCTTGAAGAAGTCCTCTGCGCTCGGGGACATCAGCAGCGCCCCCCGAGATTTCACCGTCTCT GGAGCggatgaggaaggagaagagggaacTCTGCTCGGGACGTTCAGCTACGACATAGAGAAAGAGCCGACCCAGACCTTCCCTCTGCAG aatgaGCTTCCCAGAGCCTTTCGGTTTATCAGGCTTGTCGTACGGAGCACCTGGGGAAAGTCAGGCTACACCTGCATTTCTCGAGTGCAGGTTCATGGGAATACAATGGGAAAGAACGCCATCGGCCAGGCATGA
- the LOC115336480 gene encoding interferon epsilon-like, which yields MNVFGLIPIGLILLCTTTISSLQCNHLPLQQRKMIENSLQLLDKMGKKFPQQCLREKMSFRFPEQVLKPRQKEAFKVAIEEIFQHIFYIFSKNLTLAAWDGTAIEQFQNGLYQQIEQLEACVTKKQTHYFHSKEVNRLKLKKYFQKIDCFLKDKQHNLCSWEISRAEMRRCLQLIDKVVRKLNN from the coding sequence ATGAATGTTTTTGGCTTGATACCAATTGGCCTCATACTGTTGTGCACCACCACAATCTCCAGTCTTCAGTGTAATCACCTTCctttacagcaaagaaaaatgatcgAAAACAGCCTGCAACTTTTGGACAAAATGGGCAAAAAGTTTCCTCAACAATGTCTAAGAGAGAAAATGTCCTTCAGATTTCCTGAGCAGGTTCTAAAGCCCAGACAGAAAGAGGCTTTCAAAGTGGCCATTGAAGAGATCTTCCAACACATCTTCTATATCTTTAGCAAAAATCTGACTCTAGCTGCTTGGGATGGGACAGCTATAGAACAATTCCAAAATGGACTTTATCAGCAAATTGAGCAATTGGAGGCATGTGTAACCAAGAAGCAGACCCACTACTTTCACAGTAAAGAAGTCAACAGgctgaaactgaaaaagtaCTTCCAAAAAATAGACTGTTTTCTTAAAGACAAACAACACAACCTGTGCTCCTGGGAGATCAGCCGTGCAGAAATGAGGAGATGTCTTCAATTGATTGATAAAGTCGTAAGGAAGCTTAACAACTAA